TCCGCCCCAACCTCCCCAGACTTGCCTCTCCGGTGCAGCTCAGACATCTTGGAATGGAGGCCCCGGGCAGCCCCCCCGCTCTCCCCCGCAGCCCCTGCAAACTTGCCGGCTCCGCAGTCCCCGCTCCCGCCCGGGGCATCGccgcctccctctccctccccaggcCGTTACCAAGGACTGTTGCTTTCACCTTGACAACATCTCTCCAATCTGCTCCCTCTCGGATGCTGCCACACCCTGGAGCCCGGCTCCATCGCCGCGGCCTGGACTGCCGCACCGGCCTCGGGGGGCCGCCCCCGCCCccggcctcccctccccctcccgcccGCGGGCCCTTCCCGAAGCTTCGCCGCCCCCTGCCCCTCACACCCCGGCGGCCGCCCGGACAGCCCCCCCGCACTCGGAGCCCCCCCCCGGCCCCACCCAAACTTTGCAGCTTCCCCAGGGACCGGGCCTCCTCGCTGCCTCCACCCCTCGCAGTCCAGCGCTTTCCATGGTCCTGATCCCGGGCTCCCCCTTCTCAGCCCTGCTTCCCGGGCTTTCAGTCCCAGCCGAGATCCCCTCCTGCGGGGGCCTGCCCCGTCCCCCCCATCCCAGCGCCTTGCCTCCGGAGCCTGTGAGAACACAGCTGTCTGCCTGTGGTCTCCCCTGAGGCGTGTGAACGCCCCAGGAGCGGCCCGTTGGCTTTCTCTGTAGAgaatacagtaggcacttaataaatgcttatggactgGCTTTTCCCCCGGAAATTCATTCTGCCCCTGTGCTCCCCTGCCTCTGGTGCCTTCTTCCAGAAAGTCCATTTTAAGAAGAAGGCTTGGGCCAGGTAGTGCTTTCCAAACTTTACTCCTGTCTCAGGAGACTTTTCCCACCATTCCGCCAGTGAATCttgctccctcctcccctcaaaTCCTTCCTTTTGGGTGTTACCTTCCCCCACTGGAAGGGAAGCTTTCTGAGGGCAAgacctgtctttcttttttcttatattcataTTCTTGACATTCAGTACAGTGCTtggcatttagtaagtgcttaataagtgcttattgaccaTGTGCTAggtaggcactgtgctgagtgctggtATTACAAATGCAAGCCGatcactttcatttttacaaagtactttttgtGCATGATCTTGTTTGGTCCTCAAAACAATCTTGGAATTTAGGTGTTTTTTTAAAACTCTCTATTGCTGACAAGGAAACAGGTTGAAAAACTAAATGCCTTGTCTGGGAACGTATAGCCAGCCTGTGTCAAAAGCATGACTTGAATTCAGGCCTCTGAGCTCCAGTGCTGCACTGAGACCTGCCTCCTCCCAGTCCCTCACCTCtggtttccttggcttccttcaggaTTCTGAAGCTCAGCTGCTCTAGGAAGGCTTTCTATTTCCCTCCTCTTCTGCTTTCTGCAGCTTGCTTTCCATCTCCTCTGAAAATGTCTCCTAGGTGCTTTGGCTTTGACATCAGGGATGTTCAGGAGCATTCATATTTACATAAAGATCCCTTCAGTCTCCAGCTTGTGAGATTATTTATATTGTTGTCTCTGTGCTGATTTTGTTAACTATCTCCCAATTACCTTTTAGTCTGGGGCTGTCTCTTCTCTGCCAGGCTGTGGGGCTGCCATGGCCTGCAGGCTGTGTGATAGCTTAGATCTCTGTGTTCTCTTCTCCAGGGGAGtggaagcttcttgaaggcagagatcaTGCACTTGCCCCTCTCTCTGCATCCTCAGCTTGCCACAGGATGCTGAATAAATACATTCTTGTTTACTACCTCCCACCATTTGACTAGCTCACTGATTTTGCTTTCTAAGTACAATATGATCCAGGAACTATAGAGACCAGTCTGCTCACTGGATCTGGGAATCTCAGGGCTGTAGAAGTGTCCGATTCAAGATCTGGGGACTTTGGGATTACCCAAATCAGGAGAGGCAGAGGTGCTGCTTAATCTCACCACCCTCCCTCCTGAAGACAATGTACACTTCTCAAAGGCAGGAACTTTACATTGGATATTTATGTTCCCGGGGCTTAGTACAAACTCTGACCCAGAGAGATGCccactaaatgcttgttgattgtgtGGGGTTGCAGTGGGGGGTCTGAGCCTTAGAAATGTGGAGTTCATCTGTAGAGaccgggagggggagggggggatctGCAAGAGAAAAGGGTGGAAACCTTGTCTGGCAGGAGCTTAAGGagcagggggagggagggaaaggggaatttCTCCCTGCAGATCTTCCATCTTGCCCCTCAGCTGAGTGAGGAGCTGTGTGGCTGGAGGGAGGGGATGGTGACTGGCCAGTCTGCCTGGAGATttgcagggggggggggaatacacTGAGCCTGTCTGAGGGATTGATATTAGATCAATGATCTAAAGCTGCAGGGAACTCCTAAATCATCCAGTCCCCAAGCCCCCATCGGgatcaggaaactgagtttcagagaggaTAAAcactttgcccaaggtcacacagccagtggaAGAGCCGAGGTCTGAATCCTCTGCCTCCTCCAGATCCAGCCCTCTCTTCCCAATAATCCTCGCTGCCAGCCCCCCCTCCCCACTGGCCCTCCCTTCCCCAAACCCCAGGGTCCCCAGCTAGACCGGCCATTAGCTATGGGAGATTTGCAAAgctgggaaaggggagggggcagGTCTTAAATGCCATCCAGAAGCTGCCCCCCCCCATCCTAAGCCCGCCATGTCTTCCAGATGCCTGTTTATGCCGTTTTGGCTTTTTTCCGGGGGGAGGGGGCGCAGAGCTCGCTGGTGGGAGGGGGGGCTCCGTCAGGGGCAGATGATAGGACAAGTTTGAGTGAGCAATTGCCTCTCTCCGTTCGTCTCCTCCTCCCCGGCCGTCTCGCCGCTTCCCCACTGGCCAGGTAAACACCGAAGCTGAGTGGGCAAAGCTGCCCCCCTCCCAGCCGTGCCCCACCCCCGAGTGGAGATTGCAGCCAGCATCCTCTCTCTCACTCCGGGCTCGCCTTCTCAGCGCACAGCAGCAGGatagcagcggcggcggcggcagctcCTCTTCTCACTCCCTCCAGCTCCCAGCCAAGCTTCCGAGATGCCGGAGCAGAGCAACGACTACCGAGTGGTGGTGTTCGGGGCCGCCGGAGTGGGCAAGAGTTCGCTGGTGCTGCGGTTCGTGCGGGGCACTTTCCGGGAGACCTACGTGCCCACCATCGAGGACACCTACCGCCAAGTCATCTGCTGCGAGAAGAGCGTCTGCACCCTCCAGATCACCGACACAACAGGTAGTCACCAGTTCCCGGCCATGCAGAGGCTGTCCATCTCCAAGGGGCACGCCTTCATCCTGGTCTACTCCGTCACCAGCAAGCAGTCCCTGGAAGACCTGCTGCCCATCTACGAGCAGATCCGCCAGATCAAGGGCGACGTGCAGAAGGTGCCCATCATGCTGGTGGGCAACAAGACCGACGAGGACCAGCGCGAGCTGCAGGCCAGCGAGGGGGAGGCTCTGGCCAACAAGTGGAACTGCTCCTTCATGGAGACCTCGGCCAAGAACAACTCCAACGTGCAGGAGCTCTTCGAGGAGCTGCTCAACCTGGAGAAGCGGAGGCCCGTGTGTCTACAGGTGGACGGCAAGAAAGCCAAGGCGCCCACCCGCGCCGCCCGCCTGCGAGGCAAGTGCTGCCTCATGTGAGCCCGGGGGGGCGCCGAGCGGGCCCCTCGCTCCCCTTGCATGGTGTCTGTCGTAGGGGCACGGGCCGCTCCTCCCCGGTGGCCAAGGCCACCCACAGCATTAGCGATGGTTCGGATGGGGACTCTCAGCTCGTGGTTCATGctctaaaacaacaacaacaacaacaacaacaccgaATGGGTACGAACTCATGtcctttgggggtggggggaaggaagccCAAGATGTCACCCACACGCTAACCATTTATTCGAGGGGGAGGGATCCGAGACTCTATTGACCAAAAGCAATTCCAGGAAATCACCGCGACCTCCGGCGTTCACCGTGTCCAAGCATTCTGAACTTTGGAAGACAAATTTGCCCCCGATAGCCACCGATTTGACTCCAAAGTCCGGGACGTGTTCCGAATCGTGTCCTCGCCCCCCCTTTTATAAGCCACGAGCCCCCTTGTTTCTAAGCGCTCGCGATCGTTTGCTCGCCAAACCCTAACCCGCCTAGGCTGTAGCTGTTCCTGGGGCCCCGGCTCCAGAATTCCCCTGGCTTAAATGGGCTCGGAAGTCGGAAGACGTGGAGGTGCAGGCAGCTGAGCTCGCTCGACGGGCGGctcggggggggaggggggagactcGCTTACCAAAGAGGGGCTAGGTGTTTCCGAAATAAACTTCCCCGCGCcgtgtgtgtgtccgtgtgtccTGTGTCGCTCAGCAGCTTCGAGGCATGTGCCAGTGATTCCCCACTAAGTGTGACTTATTAAAGCTCTCCTTGCATGGAATCTCCCGTGGACTCGTGTGTTTTTTCTCGACAGCGTGGGACTTCGCTGCATTTGCCAGGGCAGCCCTGAAATGAGCCCTGGCTCGGGGcccggggagggagggaggcggaGGAGGGAGCGGGAGGGAGGGCGGCTGGGGAGCGGGAGGGCGGGCGCGAGCCCCCTCTCCCTCCGGCGCTGGGGATGGGAGCGGATCTCGCGGGCCCCCTGCAATGCAGGGGTGGCTGGGCTCCTGCCACCCCCCCCCCGGCCGCCGGTCCCGACCGGGCCGAGCCGGAGGCGGCCGCGCGGCGCTCTAGGAACGCCAGCTCCGGAGTTCCTCCGCTTCGGCGCTCGGCTTTTTCAGACGAGGAAACTAAGTCCCGCCTGCCCCCAGGTAGGGCGGATGGTGAGTAGCCGACCCCTCCGGGCCGCAGCCCCGCCCCCACCCCAGGCCCATTGACACCTCAGTCCCTCAGAACCCAATCCCGACTCCCCGAAGACGTCTCGGAGCGAGCgccccggcggcggcggcggcggcggcggcggcaacAACAACCGCGATGGGCCGGTCCCGGGAGCGCCGGACTGCACCTGCAGCCTCCCAAGTGCTGGCGACGGCGCGAGCGTTTGCTGCAACGCCGGAGGGCCTCTCCGGAGGCAGGGGGGAGCCCCGGGCCACCTTAAGGGGGCTACCTTAAGAGAAGCAGCCGACTAGAATGACTAGAGAACAGGCCTCCCCCAGAGCCAGGCAGACCTGCAGCTAAGTCCCTGTCTGACACGCACCGGCCCGGGGACCCCGGGCCACTAGGGTCACTGCCCCGGGCCTCGAGCCCCTGGCCCGCTGGGGAGACGGACTTTTCTCACCGGGAGTCCCCCTGGTCAGTGAAAGCACAGATCTGCTCCAAAAACTCAACGCCAGTTCTCactggggaagaggggagggggggagggggaggggaagggcatATTCCCTTTCActtagctgggggggggggggagattccATAAATCTCcttaggaaaagaaatatcaGTCAATTAATCCATATTTATTAGGCACCCACTTTATACCAGGCCCTGGGCTAAGTAATGGGGATATAAAAAAGGCAGTCCTCAGGGGAGTACATGGGGgaggcaacatgcaaataattttttaaaagatgtatacgggataaattggaaataatcagcagagggaAAGCACGAGCAGTAAATGCCTTCATTAGGCTTCATTAGCATTAAGGGAGAgtagaaaagaatatatagaatGGGGGCCTGGAGTTGGGACCAAAGCAAAGCAGGGAAGcagaaatggggggaggggggaggggggaagcaaCCAGAGAAACTGCTGGAAGCAGAAAGAGTCTCTCATTGGAGGAACAGCCAGGAAGCCAGGTCACTTGATCAGagatgatggggggggggggaaggtggggGAATATGGGAGAGGGCAGTCTGTAAAAAGACTGAGGAAGATGGGAAAAATGGGGGGGATTAGGCAATGAAtaccaaacagagcattttgcaCTTGGTCCTGCAGGCGTTAGGGAGCCACTAGGGTTTAGTGAGTAGGGAAGTGGTCAGACCTGTCCTTTAAGAAAATCAGTTTAGTGGGGAGGGGAAACTGGAATGAGGAGACACTTCAGGCAAGCAGacccctgcccccctccccaaatgGCCCCAGCAGACATTGTTGCAATGATCTAGGCAGAGGAGATGATCTGAGTCTGTGCAGGAGAAGGGGGGGGGCTGTCAAGAAAGAGGGCCTTTGTGACAGATATTGCAGGCCTTGGCAATACattgaatattggggaaagaAGCTTGGCTCCCAGGAGGTACCCTCAAAGGACAGAAACATCAAAGAAGTATATTTTTTCTGTAACTTTTTAACAAGGGAAAAATTTAGCCCCCAACCTCTTCTCCCAGAATTCTACAAGGCACCTCCCCTGTGGAGCTTCCTTGTCCCTCTGCATTGTCAGTGAGCTCTCCTcactccagttttcccacagttctTTGATCTCCCACCTGGAATTTTTCTAGATCCATTTGATATCCTCCTGTAAAATGTCAGCTCACTGAAGGCAAGAATGATTTCCTTGTTAAATCTGTATCCCAGCATTTAGTACCACGCCTTTTTAATCTAGTAACTTTCTTAATGTGGGGATCTCCCCCTATGGGAACTCCCTTCACTGCTGGGCAATTCATTTGGAGTTTATCAGGAAATCTTAGGATTGCCACTGATTGTCCAGAGTCACCCACCCAGGGTGCACCAGTCTAAGTTTGACCCCCCCAATGTCTTCTGGACTCCAGATGGCTCTTTGTCCACTCTAGCAAGCTACCATCCccaataagtatttactaaaggtttgtcgAGTGAATTCCAGACACAACATGTGACTGCTTCTTCCCTTGTCTTAACAGTGTTGGGTTCtttcctaatttaaaaagaaaaggaaaagaaaaccagcatttagcacctattatgtgccagcaaCTAAGCCACAtgcttttttcaaataaagttaTTCAAATAATATGGAAAAAACTCCATCAACTTTGAGATGATTGCCTATTACTTTATCATGATCAGTTATCTTGCCTAGGCTGGAAATCCAATGGCTATTGATGGTCCCATCCCGATATTGTTCTGTCCAGAAGCTCTGATCTGCTCCATTTCTGACCTGGGTTAGTTCTCCCCCTTGGGCCTATCATGTTTATGCCAAATTGTGGAGATACCTGATGGGCTTAAACCCTACTGCAGCTCAGAACTACTGAGCCCAAGCAATCTACCGGTCTTTAACCTGCCTGGTACAAAGAAAGACAGGAGTTAACtcaaattatgaccaaaaaaaaaaaaaaatgttcacccTTCATATAATCCTTTATCTCTTGGAAAAAAGACTCAGGCACTTTGAGGCTATAGTTATTGTTTTTGAGTCTTGtctaactctgtgaccccatttggggttttcttggcagaaatattaatgagatttggtatttccttttccagctcattttacagttgaggaaattgaggcaaacagaatgaagtgacttacctaggttCACAtcgctagttaagtgtctgaaaccagatttgaactcttgcaGTTGTGGCTTTGTGACTCCAGGAGCTACCCCAAGCACTTTGCTATGTGGCTATGTTTGGGATGGGCTGTTTAGTTCTCATATAGGAACCTGAGAGAAAACGCCCTAAGCAAAATGATGGGAGGCTACTTGGGCAAATGGGTCAAGTGCCAAGTTTGGGGTATACACAGAAACAGTCCTGGCCTGCAAGATGCTGCATGGAGCACAGCCACAAAGTCGGATTGCTAGagtagaagtgaggagggagaaagcctgagggggaggcaggaggaggcGTGTGTTTTCATGACACCTGAATCACCTCCAAAGATGACAAGGATTCTCCCGGGTGTACCAGAGGAGATTCCCGGCAGAGGGTGGGTGTGAGGGggcaggaagagaagggaggcagCAATGTGGGGGCTAGACAAAAGCAAGAGAAATAGAGTGGAAGATGAAGGAGTTTAAGTAAGGAGGAACTAGCCCAGTTTGGTGGGAGCACAGAGTACCTGAAAGACACTTttggaaaaaatgtttcatttcaacAAAAACTGCTTGTTAAGACTACAAATGAGGCTGCTGAGTAGATGAGTGGTCCATGTTAGAAACATTAGAAAACATGGCCTATAAACgggttgctttttaaaataaaaaaagatggcCTTTATATGACTCGTTGAGATGGTTACTCATAATTCAGAGTAAtgataataaacaaaaaacagcctccaaagcactttacaaatggtCTGACAACAAACCTCAGAAAATAAGCGCTCTGATTATCTTCATTCtccagatagggaaactgaggcagagagaagaaaagtgatcTGGCCAAAAGACTACAAATGAGGCTGCTCAGTAGATGAGTGACCCTTAGAAACATTAGAAAGCATGGCCTTTAACATGttgatttcaaaaataaaaattatagcatTTGTATGACTGAGATAATTCAGAGTAATATTAATAAACAATGAcagtttccaaagcactttacaaataatatcttgaGTCCAATAACAATCCCCAGAATTTAAGTACTCTGATTatcttcattctacagatggggaaactgaggcagagagcagGAAAGTGATCGGGCCAGAGTTTCCAagttactaagtgtctaaggcaggatttccAATGAGGTTTTCCTGATTGGGAGCTCAGAATCATCTCCTGCCCAAAGAGGCCTCTTGATAAGAGATGGGGACTAAAGGAAGCAGGCAGCTGGATGCTAAGAATGGCTTTTCACACCTGTCTTTCCATAATATCCCAAGGTGGGGAAGGAAGACCACGGCAGCGCCTGGCCCGGGAGTTGGGAACATTCTCTCCAGATCCGAGGTAAGTAGGAAGCAGACGGACATCTAATAAAAAGCCAGCCTTTTGTTACAACCTAATAAAATCGTTACATTTACTGCTTGTGTTGATAGACCTTGCCTGGAGCCATTCTTGATCCAAACCCGCTCCTCAGGCCAGGTGAGAACCAGACAGGGCCTTCCAGGGGCCCAGGAGAAGCGGGATCTTCTCTGTGAATGTCTCAAATACTTGACACCCATTGGTTGAATGATACATCCCCAAATGTGGCCAGGAGTCCTTATCTCTACATCCAGGGGCTTTGCTGGGGAATTGTGGGAATCTGGCAGAATAGGGAGTGCATGCTGTCAAGGAGATCGGATAGCCAGGCAAATAGAGGAGGGTATCTCTGGTGGTATAGTTGCAGGATGGCAGGTCGGAGAGCACAGAGTGGTCTTGGAGTGGTCTTGGAGTCTGAAGGCCTGATTCTGGCACCTGCTCACCTTGTTCCCCAAGGCAATTTGTCTTTCCATGGCATCATAAATTTATAACTAGAAAGGACCTTCAAAagccatattttacagatggggaaactgagacccgggGAAGGGAAGGACAGAAGGGAATAAGCAGTTATAtggcacttattatgtgccaggtattgtgctaagtcctttttaaaaacaatgtaaatgtAACCTTATTTGATTTCACAACTCTGAGAAGTCAGTGCTATTActatcctcactttacaaatgaggacactgaggcagacaggataaagtgccttgcccagggttacatagctagtaagtgcctgaggccacattcaaattcatttcttcttgactctagactcAGAGCTCTCCTCCTATTGCCCCTCACTTCACAGATCCCACATCTCTTTAAGTGACTTTTGCCTAATGTCACATGGGTAGTAAGTAGCAAAGCCCTTGGACGCCCACCCAGGGATCCTgcttctcagtttccccatctgcaaaataggagacttgaaggtcccttctagttctaaatttatgatgctATGGATTTGACTCTGCCCGTTGTACCCCTCACaaagtgtcagaggtgggattgcGTAGACACCCAGAATCAAGTGCCAACAGATGCTCCATATTTGGTCATCTGTCACAGAAATTGGGTTAGTATGAGATGGGGTCAAACTTCCCTTTAAAGCAGCAATCAACACTGGCTAAGGAATAGTGTGCTAGATCAGGGGGATAGATTAAGTACACAAGACACAGCCagtaatgactatagtaattgagtgtttggcaaacccaaagagcCAAGCTTTGGGGACAAGAACTCTCTCTCTATctaaaattgctgggaaaactgaaaagcaatatGGCCGAAACTGGACAGAGACCAGACTCTCACACCTATATCAAGACAGGGTCAAAATGAGTGTATGATTTCACCAtaagtgagaaaggaaaagctGGCCCATCAGATccttgaagaagggaagaatttatgacacaaCAGGAGGTGGAGAACATTGTGAGATGTAAAAGACAtgatatattaaattcaaaaggGTTTTGCCCAAATATAAAGTGGGGCAATACTTACTCTATTTATCTCTCTTTGGGGGAAAGTTCTGTACGCTGCAAAGTGGCCAATAATGAGGACTAATAGTGCGTGCTTTTATGGCACTTTTAGGTCTACTAAACTCAAGATCAAGGGTTTttacattttgtgtgtgtgtatcatgaGACCCCTTGGCACTTTGATGTAGCCTCTGGACCCCTCCTTAGAATCCTGATTgcaaatgcagaaaataaaatgcatatgattatgaagaaaatcaattacattgaaaagcaattaaaaaagattttagtcaataagcattaattaagcacttactatttacCAGCAACCAAGTCAAGTACTAGAAGTATAAGAAAGGGCAAAACTCAAGTCTCTGTTTTCagaaagctcacaatctaataagggagaagggtaaaaacaacataaaaataactgtgtacaaatatgttatttattcatatacctatatacatgtatgtacatataggtatatatatgtacatgtacaaatACTCACACACATCCATATACATGTGATAATTTGAAGATTACTTCCAAGGAAAGTCATTAACATTCAGAAAGACTGGGAAGAATCTATTGCAGAAGGGAGGAGTGCAGCTGAGGTTGCAGCGCAGCCAGGATAGAAATAAATTATGTCATTTGACCCTTAGAACACAGtaagtcaataatcatttattaagtgcctactagttGCCGGGCActggaggatacaaagaaaggccagtGTCAGTCCCGGCTCTGCACGGGGAGGCCCCATGCAAACAGCTGTGTACAAACTAGCTCCAGACAGGATAACTAGGGAACAATAAACAGAAGGAAGGTACTCTCCTGTGGAAGGAAACTGGGGAAgacaggaggcagagatgagcaAAGAGAATATTCTGAGCACGGCAGACTACCAGAGAAAATCACTAATGTTGGGGGGTTAGGAGGAACCACAGGTattatttctccccattttacagatgagaaaactgaggttcagggattTGACTCTGCCCATTGTCACACTCACAAtgtatcagaggtgggatttcATAAATCCCACCCAGAATCAAGGACCAACAAATGCTCCCTATTTGGTCATCTGGCTCAGAAGTTGGCTTAGCATGAATTGAGAATcttcacctgcctcagtttcctcatctgtaaaatgaagagtaaaatgagatGTCCTCCCAATTTGAGAACTGGGATCCAGTGATGTGGATCCAGGGTCATCTCCTCCAGTTCTCTTCAGCAAAAATGTCCTTTATGAATGGCAGAGATGACCCGGGTCATCCTGCTTGATTGAGCATGCAGATAGGCTGGGAGCTTTGGAGCTGGAGGAGATcattagaactggaagggtctTGAGACCTATCctgagaggagaaggggaagggaccagGCCTGAAGAAGCAAAGACTCAGCAGTTGGCGGCAGGGCTGACCTTCTGCTTTTCTTGTTTATGGCTTCTTTGTATACAACCCTCTTATTATCTCCCCCTCATGAAGACTCCCCGCTCTTTGGGATCAGGGACgttccttttgcctttctctgtaccTCCCCTAGCATAGAGTAGTTCTTGGTATATAATAAGTGCTCGCTGCCTTAATTGTTAAAGTCTAAGTATTTTAAGAGCTGTCCAT
The Sminthopsis crassicaudata isolate SCR6 chromosome 4, ASM4859323v1, whole genome shotgun sequence genome window above contains:
- the DIRAS3 gene encoding GTP-binding protein Di-Ras3, which gives rise to MPEQSNDYRVVVFGAAGVGKSSLVLRFVRGTFRETYVPTIEDTYRQVICCEKSVCTLQITDTTGSHQFPAMQRLSISKGHAFILVYSVTSKQSLEDLLPIYEQIRQIKGDVQKVPIMLVGNKTDEDQRELQASEGEALANKWNCSFMETSAKNNSNVQELFEELLNLEKRRPVCLQVDGKKAKAPTRAARLRGKCCLM